A section of the Halopiger aswanensis genome encodes:
- the rqcH gene encoding ribosome rescue protein RqcH, whose protein sequence is MDQKRELTSVDLAALVEELGAYEGAKVDKAYLYGDDLVRLKMRDFDRGRTELLFEVGEVKRAHTVAQERVPDAPGRPPQFAMMLRNRLSGADFAGVEQYEFDRILEFTFERDDGTTRIIVELFGQGNVAVTDGEYEVIDCLETVRLKSRTVVPGSRYEFPDTRTNPLTVSRDAFYREMDDSDTDVVRTLATQLNFGGLYAEELCTRAGVEKAMDIAEADEDVYDRIYEAIERLALDIRNGNFDPRLYLEREDDDGNGDGDDEGEGDVPERVVDVTPFPLEEHEAEGLAGEAYDSFLTALDDYFFRLELEDEEEPDPTEQRPDFEEEIAKYERIIEQQQGAIEGFEQEAEQLREKAELLYARYGLVDDILSTIRNARDQDRPWDEIEERFEEGKERGIEAAEAVVGIDSSEGVVTVDIDGERIDLEARQGVEQNADRLYTEAKRVEEKKEGALAAIEDTREDLEEAKRRREQWEAEDADEGDDDEDDEQDDRDWLAMPSVPIRENEPWYDRFRWFHTSDDYLVIGGRNADQNEEIVKKYLEPGDKVLHTQAHGGPVTVLKATDPSEASSHDIELPESSIEEAAQFAVSYSSVWKDGRYAGDVYAVDSDQVTKTPESGEYLEKGGFAIRGDRTYYDDTAVGVAVGIQCEPYTRVIGGPPSAVEGQAETTIELEPGRYAQADAAKRMYRRFRERFEDESFVRKIASPDRIQHFMPPGGSRIAED, encoded by the coding sequence ATGGATCAGAAGCGGGAGCTTACGAGCGTCGACCTCGCCGCCCTCGTCGAAGAACTCGGCGCGTACGAGGGCGCGAAGGTCGACAAGGCCTACCTCTACGGCGACGATCTCGTCCGGCTGAAGATGCGGGACTTCGATCGGGGCCGCACCGAGTTGCTCTTCGAGGTCGGCGAGGTCAAGCGGGCCCACACGGTCGCCCAGGAGCGGGTACCCGACGCGCCCGGCCGGCCGCCCCAGTTCGCGATGATGCTGCGCAACCGGCTCTCGGGCGCGGACTTCGCCGGCGTCGAGCAGTACGAGTTCGACCGCATCCTCGAGTTCACCTTCGAGCGCGACGACGGCACCACCCGGATCATCGTCGAACTGTTCGGGCAGGGCAACGTCGCCGTCACCGACGGCGAGTACGAGGTGATCGACTGCCTCGAGACCGTCCGCCTGAAATCCCGAACCGTCGTTCCGGGATCGCGCTACGAGTTCCCGGACACGCGGACGAACCCCCTGACCGTCTCGCGGGACGCGTTCTACCGGGAGATGGACGACTCCGATACGGACGTCGTCCGAACCCTGGCGACGCAACTGAACTTCGGCGGCCTCTACGCCGAGGAACTCTGTACCCGCGCCGGCGTCGAGAAGGCGATGGACATCGCCGAGGCCGACGAGGACGTCTACGACCGGATCTACGAGGCGATCGAGCGACTCGCGCTCGATATCCGGAACGGGAACTTCGACCCGCGGCTGTACCTCGAGCGCGAGGACGATGACGGGAACGGCGATGGCGATGATGAGGGCGAGGGCGATGTCCCGGAGCGCGTCGTCGACGTCACCCCGTTCCCGCTCGAGGAACACGAAGCCGAAGGACTGGCCGGCGAGGCCTACGACTCGTTCCTGACCGCCCTGGACGACTACTTCTTCCGGCTCGAACTCGAGGACGAGGAAGAACCGGACCCGACCGAACAGCGGCCCGACTTCGAGGAGGAGATCGCCAAGTACGAGCGGATCATCGAGCAACAGCAGGGAGCGATCGAGGGCTTCGAGCAGGAAGCCGAGCAACTCCGCGAGAAGGCGGAGCTGCTGTACGCCCGGTACGGGCTGGTCGACGACATCCTTTCGACGATCCGGAACGCCCGCGACCAGGACCGCCCCTGGGACGAGATCGAGGAGCGCTTCGAGGAGGGCAAGGAGCGCGGCATCGAGGCCGCCGAGGCGGTCGTCGGCATCGACAGCAGCGAGGGGGTCGTGACCGTCGATATCGACGGCGAGCGGATCGACCTCGAGGCCCGGCAGGGCGTCGAGCAGAACGCCGACCGCCTCTACACCGAGGCCAAGCGCGTCGAGGAGAAGAAGGAGGGCGCGCTCGCGGCCATCGAAGACACTCGCGAGGACCTCGAGGAGGCCAAACGCCGCCGCGAGCAGTGGGAGGCCGAGGACGCCGACGAAGGGGATGACGACGAGGACGACGAGCAGGACGACCGCGACTGGCTCGCCATGCCCTCCGTGCCGATTCGCGAGAACGAGCCCTGGTACGACCGGTTCCGCTGGTTCCACACCAGCGACGACTACCTCGTGATCGGCGGCCGCAACGCCGACCAGAACGAGGAGATCGTCAAGAAGTACTTAGAGCCCGGCGACAAGGTGCTCCACACGCAGGCCCACGGCGGCCCCGTTACCGTGCTGAAGGCGACGGACCCGAGCGAGGCGTCCTCGCACGACATCGAACTACCCGAATCGAGCATCGAGGAGGCCGCCCAGTTCGCCGTCTCCTACTCCTCGGTGTGGAAGGACGGCCGCTACGCCGGCGACGTCTACGCCGTCGACTCGGATCAGGTGACGAAGACGCCGGAAAGCGGCGAATACCTCGAGAAGGGCGGGTTCGCGATCCGCGGCGACCGAACCTACTACGACGACACGGCGGTCGGCGTCGCCGTCGGGATCCAGTGCGAGCCCTACACCCGCGTCATCGGCGGCCCGCCGTCGGCCGTCGAGGGCCAGGCCGAGACGACGATCGAACTCGAGCCCGGTCGGTACGCCCAGGCCGACGCGGCAAAGCGGATGTACCGCCGGTTCCGCGAGCGGTTCGAGGACGAGTCCTTCGTCCGCAAGATCGCGAGTCCGGACCGGATTCAGCACTTCATGCCGCCGGGCGGGAGCCGGATCGCGGAGGATTAG
- a CDS encoding ZIP family metal transporter: MSSLEEVLVVATIAGCTTGIGALPLLLTDRISHRVYDGSLGLASGIMVGAAVFALVLPGLELGSPFEVVAGLVAGGGFLLASNALLPHIHVLFPGEQVEGTRLRDPAGDLPTLSERVESGPDDGLGDDLRRAALVGAAITIHNVPEGLAVGIAFASGEAALGLAIATAIAVQNVPDGFAMAVPSVRAGVSGPRTLLYTTLSGGVPEPIAAAVGFLLVAVVSNLFPIAAGFAAGAMIAVVFRELVPSSHGHGHADIATAAFVAGFALMLIVDTVLAV; this comes from the coding sequence ATGTCGTCGCTGGAGGAAGTCCTCGTGGTTGCGACCATCGCCGGCTGTACGACCGGGATCGGCGCGCTACCGCTGTTGCTCACCGATCGGATCAGCCACCGCGTCTACGACGGCTCGCTCGGCCTCGCCTCGGGAATCATGGTCGGCGCGGCCGTCTTCGCGCTCGTGCTCCCCGGCCTCGAGCTCGGCTCGCCGTTCGAAGTCGTCGCGGGGCTCGTCGCCGGTGGCGGCTTCCTGCTCGCGAGCAACGCGCTCTTGCCCCACATCCACGTGCTCTTCCCCGGGGAGCAGGTCGAGGGAACGCGACTCCGCGATCCGGCCGGCGACCTCCCGACGCTGTCGGAGCGCGTTGAATCGGGGCCCGACGACGGCCTCGGCGACGATCTCCGCCGCGCCGCGCTGGTCGGCGCCGCGATCACGATCCACAACGTCCCGGAGGGGCTGGCCGTCGGGATCGCCTTCGCCAGCGGCGAGGCCGCGCTGGGGCTGGCCATCGCGACGGCGATCGCCGTCCAGAACGTCCCCGACGGGTTCGCGATGGCCGTCCCCTCGGTCCGCGCGGGCGTCTCCGGCCCGCGGACGCTGCTCTACACGACGCTGTCGGGCGGCGTCCCGGAACCGATTGCTGCGGCCGTCGGCTTCCTGCTGGTCGCGGTCGTCTCGAACCTGTTCCCCATCGCGGCCGGCTTCGCCGCCGGCGCGATGATCGCCGTCGTCTTCCGCGAGCTGGTCCCCTCGAGCCACGGCCACGGCCACGCCGATATCGCAACCGCGGCGTTCGTCGCCGGCTTCGCGCTGATGCTGATCGTCGATACGGTGCTTGCGGTCTGA
- a CDS encoding lactate utilization protein, giving the protein MAPDYYTKADFVDDLEVDPDRFDDRPDEETLETVVSNVEERNIVVHVFDDGDDARDHLADQIPDGAEVMDGHSTTLEEIGFTDVLAAADGFEYAGNALEEIDDDEERSTRRREATTADVFFDGANAIAESGEILGANALGNAVGAWPFGAESLVLVAGTNKIESDWETAVERIREYALPLEDARAREVYGQGSVVGKLVSLEHERVDDRTQLVLIDDELGF; this is encoded by the coding sequence ATGGCCCCCGATTACTACACGAAAGCGGACTTCGTCGACGACCTCGAGGTCGATCCCGACCGCTTCGACGATCGACCGGACGAGGAAACCCTCGAGACCGTCGTCTCCAACGTCGAGGAACGAAATATCGTGGTCCACGTTTTCGACGACGGTGACGACGCCCGTGACCATCTGGCCGATCAGATTCCCGACGGTGCCGAAGTGATGGACGGCCACTCGACGACGCTCGAGGAGATCGGCTTCACGGACGTGCTCGCGGCGGCCGACGGCTTCGAGTACGCCGGCAACGCACTCGAGGAGATCGACGACGACGAAGAGCGTTCGACCCGCCGTCGCGAGGCGACCACCGCCGACGTCTTCTTCGACGGCGCGAACGCGATCGCCGAGAGCGGCGAAATCCTCGGCGCGAACGCGCTGGGCAACGCCGTCGGCGCCTGGCCCTTCGGCGCCGAATCGCTCGTCCTCGTCGCGGGCACGAACAAGATCGAGTCCGACTGGGAGACCGCCGTCGAGCGCATTCGCGAGTACGCGCTCCCGCTCGAGGACGCCCGCGCACGGGAGGTCTACGGCCAGGGCAGCGTCGTCGGGAAGCTCGTCTCGCTCGAGCACGAGCGGGTCGACGACCGCACGCAGTTGGTGTTGATCGACGACGAGCTCGGGTTCTGA
- a CDS encoding HpcH/HpaI aldolase family protein: MTFVSRLRNRESLVGTWVALSDPAIAEISAQLAFDAVMIDAEHSTNSIETVTAMARAVDAAAVEAETDPGTIVRLSENDPTEIKRTLDAGVDGVMAPMIDSAEDARNLVAATRYPPEGVRGVGYGRGTEYGEAFPEHLERANAETLALAQIETESGFENVEEIAAVDGLDGLFVGPADLSAALDLFGETDGDEFLEAVDRVLEAGHAVDKPVATLAFEEDEIERWVDRGFDFVLAGVDIDYLQRGGRRAKAAFEDAIDRS; encoded by the coding sequence ATGACCTTCGTCTCGAGGCTCCGGAACCGCGAGTCGCTCGTCGGCACCTGGGTCGCCCTGAGCGATCCGGCGATCGCCGAGATCAGCGCCCAGCTCGCGTTCGATGCCGTGATGATCGACGCCGAGCACTCGACGAACTCGATCGAGACGGTGACGGCAATGGCCCGGGCGGTCGACGCCGCGGCCGTCGAGGCCGAAACCGATCCCGGAACGATCGTTCGCCTCTCGGAGAACGATCCGACGGAGATCAAGCGCACCCTCGACGCCGGCGTCGACGGCGTGATGGCGCCGATGATCGACTCGGCCGAGGACGCCCGAAACCTCGTCGCGGCGACCCGCTACCCGCCCGAGGGCGTCCGCGGCGTCGGCTACGGTCGCGGCACCGAGTACGGGGAAGCGTTCCCCGAACACCTCGAGCGGGCCAACGCCGAGACCCTCGCGCTCGCCCAGATCGAGACCGAATCCGGGTTCGAGAACGTCGAGGAGATCGCCGCCGTCGACGGCCTCGACGGACTGTTCGTCGGCCCGGCCGACCTCTCGGCCGCACTGGATCTGTTCGGCGAGACGGACGGCGACGAGTTTCTGGAAGCGGTCGACCGCGTGCTCGAGGCGGGCCACGCGGTCGATAAGCCGGTCGCGACGCTCGCGTTCGAGGAGGACGAGATCGAGCGGTGGGTCGACCGCGGTTTCGACTTCGTGCTGGCCGGCGTCGACATCGACTACCTCCAGCGCGGCGGTCGGCGGGCGAAGGCGGCGTTCGAGGACGCGATCGACCGTTCGTAA